A single region of the Kineosporiaceae bacterium SCSIO 59966 genome encodes:
- a CDS encoding geranylgeranyl reductase family protein, whose translation MTPRPPTAAEADVIVVGAGPAGSTAAHYLARSGVDVLLLEKTAFPREKVCGDGLTPRAVKELIAMGLPTPSEDGWIRNQGLRILGGGMRLELPWPDLATFPDYGLVRPRLDFDEALARHAVASGATLLERTNVTGPVRDDATGRVVGVTARPVDERGRRTGEEVVYRAPVVLAADGTSARLALSLGLAKRDDRPMGVAVRTYFRSPRHDDDWLESWLELWDGEPQRSNLLPGYGWVFGVGDGTSNVGLGILNSSSAFGTVDYKELLRRWVATMPPEWGYTEDNQVGEVRGAALPMGFNRTPHYTDGVLLLGDAGGMVNPFNGEGIAYAMESARLAADVVTQALARPDAAARERALQAYPQVMKDALGGYYTLGRVFVQLIGNPHVMKVATRYGLPRPLLMRFTLKLLANLTDPRGGDAMDRLINGLTRIAPAA comes from the coding sequence GTGACCCCCAGGCCCCCGACGGCGGCCGAGGCCGACGTCATCGTCGTCGGCGCCGGCCCGGCCGGTTCCACCGCCGCGCACTACCTCGCCCGGTCCGGCGTCGACGTCCTGCTGCTGGAGAAGACCGCGTTCCCGCGCGAGAAGGTGTGCGGCGACGGCCTGACTCCCCGTGCGGTCAAGGAGCTCATCGCCATGGGCCTGCCGACCCCGTCTGAGGACGGTTGGATCCGCAACCAGGGGCTGCGGATCCTCGGGGGCGGGATGCGCCTGGAGCTGCCGTGGCCGGACCTCGCCACGTTCCCCGACTACGGCCTCGTGCGGCCCCGGCTCGACTTCGACGAGGCGCTGGCCCGGCACGCCGTCGCCTCGGGCGCGACCCTGCTCGAACGCACGAACGTGACCGGTCCGGTGCGGGACGACGCCACCGGCCGGGTCGTCGGGGTCACCGCCCGCCCGGTCGACGAGCGCGGACGGCGCACCGGTGAGGAGGTCGTCTACCGCGCCCCCGTGGTGCTGGCTGCCGACGGCACCTCCGCCCGGCTCGCGCTCTCGCTCGGCCTGGCCAAGCGGGACGACCGGCCGATGGGGGTCGCCGTCCGGACGTACTTCCGCAGCCCTCGGCACGACGACGACTGGCTGGAGAGCTGGCTGGAGCTGTGGGACGGCGAGCCGCAGCGGTCGAACCTGCTGCCCGGGTACGGGTGGGTGTTCGGCGTCGGGGACGGGACGTCGAACGTGGGCCTGGGCATCCTCAACTCCTCCTCGGCCTTCGGCACGGTGGACTACAAGGAGCTGCTGCGCCGGTGGGTGGCGACGATGCCGCCGGAGTGGGGGTACACCGAGGACAACCAGGTCGGGGAGGTCCGAGGCGCCGCCCTGCCGATGGGCTTCAACCGGACGCCGCACTACACCGACGGGGTCCTGCTGCTCGGTGACGCCGGTGGCATGGTCAACCCGTTCAACGGGGAGGGCATCGCCTACGCGATGGAGTCCGCCCGGCTGGCCGCCGACGTCGTCACCCAGGCGCTGGCCCGTCCGGACGCCGCCGCTCGGGAGCGTGCGCTGCAGGCCTACCCGCAGGTGATGAAGGACGCCCTCGGCGGCTACTACACGCTCGGCCGGGTGTTCGTCCAGCTCATCGGCAACCCGCACGTGATGAAGGTCGCCACCCGCTACGGCCTGCCGCGCCCGCTGCTGATGCGGTTCACGCTCAAGCTGCTGGCGAACCTCACGGACCCACGCGGCGGGGACGCGATGGACCGGCTGATCAACGGCCTGACCCGGATCGCGCCGGCCGCATGA
- a CDS encoding NADH-quinone oxidoreductase subunit A, with translation MNPYIPILGLLALAAGFVVFSLVANAILGPKRYNRAKLDAYECGIDPTPQAAGGGRFPVKYYLVAMTFIVFDIEVVFLVPWAVAFRELALFGLVAMMGFLVLITVPYVYEWRRGALEWD, from the coding sequence ATCAACCCGTACATCCCGATCCTCGGACTACTGGCTCTCGCCGCCGGCTTCGTCGTCTTCTCGCTGGTGGCCAACGCGATCCTGGGACCGAAGCGCTACAACCGCGCCAAGCTCGACGCCTACGAGTGCGGGATCGACCCGACGCCGCAGGCCGCCGGCGGCGGCCGCTTCCCGGTGAAGTACTACCTCGTCGCGATGACCTTCATCGTCTTCGACATCGAGGTGGTGTTCCTCGTGCCGTGGGCGGTGGCGTTCCGGGAGCTCGCTCTGTTCGGACTCGTGGCGATGATGGGCTTCCTCGTGCTCATCACCGTTCCGTACGTGTACGAGTGGCGCCGCGGCGCGCTCGAGTGGGACTGA
- a CDS encoding NADH-quinone oxidoreductase subunit B — protein MGIEDKLPSGVVLSTVEQLVGYLRKSSVWPATFGLACCAIEMMAVGGPKYDIARFAMERFAATPRQADLMIVAGRVSQKMAPVLRQIYDQMMEPKWVISMGVCASSGGMFNNYAIVQGVDHVVPVDVYLPGCPPRPEMLLNAILELHDQIQHMPLGANRVKAARAAEQAALAATPSSQMKGLLR, from the coding sequence ATGGGGATCGAGGACAAGCTGCCCAGCGGCGTCGTGCTGTCGACCGTCGAGCAGCTGGTGGGGTACCTCCGCAAGTCGTCGGTGTGGCCGGCGACGTTCGGCCTAGCCTGCTGCGCCATCGAGATGATGGCCGTCGGCGGCCCGAAGTACGACATCGCCCGGTTCGCGATGGAACGGTTCGCGGCCACCCCGCGCCAGGCCGACCTCATGATCGTCGCCGGCCGGGTGAGCCAGAAGATGGCTCCGGTGCTGCGGCAGATCTACGACCAGATGATGGAGCCCAAGTGGGTCATCTCGATGGGCGTGTGCGCGTCGTCCGGGGGGATGTTCAACAACTACGCCATCGTCCAGGGCGTCGACCACGTCGTGCCGGTCGACGTCTACCTGCCCGGTTGCCCGCCGCGCCCGGAGATGCTGCTCAACGCGATCCTCGAGCTGCACGACCAGATCCAGCACATGCCGCTGGGCGCCAATCGCGTGAAGGCGGCCCGGGCTGCTGAGCAGGCCGCGCTGGCCGCCACGCCGAGCTCGCAGATGAAGGGGCTGCTGCGGTGA
- a CDS encoding NADH-quinone oxidoreductase subunit C, with the protein MPEGADRTPARAAAEAGSDNLPATTEPTAEVVSVRKGMFGVSGPGDTSGYNGLVRTVVMPGPSTRPYGDWFDEAADVLAEVLGEDGGPGWDAAIEKVVVDRGEMTLYVRRQHLLAVARALRDDPDLRFEMCMGVSGVHFPEDAGRELHAVYPLLSLTHNRRLRLEVVCPDDDPHIPSLVSVWPGNDWHEREAWDFFGIVFDGHPALARIEMPDDWPGHPQRKDYPLGGIPVEYKGATIPPPDTRRSYR; encoded by the coding sequence GTGCCCGAGGGCGCCGACCGCACCCCGGCCCGTGCGGCCGCTGAGGCCGGCTCGGACAACCTGCCGGCCACCACGGAGCCGACCGCTGAGGTCGTCAGCGTCCGCAAGGGCATGTTCGGCGTGTCCGGGCCCGGCGACACCTCCGGCTACAACGGTCTGGTCCGCACCGTCGTCATGCCCGGGCCGAGCACGCGCCCGTACGGGGACTGGTTCGACGAGGCGGCGGACGTGCTCGCCGAGGTGCTCGGCGAGGACGGCGGGCCGGGGTGGGACGCCGCGATCGAGAAGGTCGTCGTGGACCGGGGCGAGATGACGCTGTACGTGCGTCGGCAGCACCTGCTCGCGGTGGCCCGTGCGCTGCGCGACGACCCGGACCTGCGCTTCGAGATGTGCATGGGGGTCTCCGGCGTCCACTTCCCCGAGGACGCCGGGCGCGAGCTGCACGCCGTCTACCCGCTGCTGTCCCTGACCCACAACCGGCGGCTGCGGCTCGAGGTCGTCTGCCCGGACGACGACCCGCACATCCCGTCACTGGTGTCGGTGTGGCCGGGCAACGACTGGCACGAGCGCGAGGCGTGGGACTTCTTCGGCATCGTCTTCGACGGTCACCCGGCCCTGGCCCGGATCGAGATGCCCGACGACTGGCCCGGGCACCCGCAGCGCAAGGACTACCCGCTCGGCGGGATCCCGGTGGAGTACAAGGGCGCCACCATCCCGCCGCCGGACACCCGGAGGTCGTACCGATGA
- a CDS encoding NADH-quinone oxidoreductase subunit D, whose amino-acid sequence MSTAPGGTPTSPRDPYATGPADEGEGLPSFTVEGGDWDEFAAEASALQEERIVVNMGPQHPSTHGVLRLILEIEGETVTEARCGVGYLHTGIEKNMEYRNWTQGVTFCTRMDYLTPMHQEAVYCLGIERLLGIEDDVPERAQVIRVMMQELTRISSHLVAVATGGLELGATTVMTNGFGTREYVLKVIELITGLRMNNAYIRPGGVAQDIPPGALDSIREAVPLIDRGIRDLERLTLENPILKARMQGVGYLDLAGCVALGVTGPILRATGLPQDLRRTQPYLGYETYDFDVVTWDTADAYGRFRIRIAEMRESLRIVEQCADRLQEMAPGPVMVGDKKIAWPAQLAIGGDGMGNSLDHIRHIMGTSMEALIHHFKLVTEGFRVPAGQVYQAVESAKGELGVHLVSDGGTRPYRAHFRDPSFNNLQAVAAMCEGGQLADVIVAVASIDPVMGGVDR is encoded by the coding sequence ATGAGCACCGCACCCGGCGGGACGCCGACGAGTCCACGGGACCCGTACGCCACCGGCCCGGCCGACGAGGGCGAGGGCCTGCCGTCGTTCACCGTCGAGGGTGGCGACTGGGACGAGTTCGCCGCCGAGGCCTCGGCGCTCCAGGAGGAGCGCATCGTCGTCAACATGGGGCCCCAGCACCCCTCGACGCACGGGGTGCTGCGCCTGATCCTCGAGATCGAGGGCGAGACGGTCACCGAGGCCCGGTGCGGCGTCGGCTACCTGCACACCGGTATCGAGAAGAACATGGAGTACCGGAACTGGACGCAGGGCGTCACGTTCTGCACCCGGATGGACTACCTGACGCCGATGCACCAGGAGGCCGTCTACTGCCTGGGCATCGAGCGGCTGCTCGGCATCGAGGACGACGTTCCGGAGCGTGCCCAGGTCATCCGGGTGATGATGCAGGAGCTCACCCGGATCTCCAGCCACCTCGTCGCCGTCGCCACCGGTGGCCTGGAGCTCGGCGCGACGACCGTCATGACCAACGGGTTCGGCACCCGGGAGTACGTGCTCAAGGTGATCGAGCTGATCACCGGCCTGCGGATGAACAACGCCTACATCCGTCCCGGCGGGGTCGCCCAGGACATCCCCCCGGGCGCGCTGGACAGCATCCGCGAGGCCGTCCCGCTCATCGACCGCGGGATCCGGGACCTCGAGCGGCTCACGCTGGAGAACCCCATCCTCAAGGCCCGGATGCAGGGCGTCGGCTACCTCGACCTGGCCGGCTGCGTGGCGCTGGGCGTCACCGGCCCGATCCTGCGCGCCACCGGGCTGCCCCAGGACCTGCGCCGTACGCAGCCCTACCTGGGCTACGAGACCTACGACTTCGACGTCGTCACGTGGGACACCGCTGACGCCTACGGCCGGTTCCGGATCCGGATCGCGGAGATGCGCGAGTCGCTGCGGATCGTGGAGCAGTGCGCCGACCGGCTGCAGGAGATGGCCCCCGGCCCGGTCATGGTCGGCGACAAGAAGATCGCCTGGCCGGCCCAGCTCGCGATCGGCGGCGACGGGATGGGCAACAGCCTCGACCACATCCGGCACATCATGGGTACGTCGATGGAGGCGCTCATCCACCACTTCAAGCTCGTCACCGAGGGCTTCCGGGTGCCGGCCGGGCAGGTCTACCAGGCGGTCGAGTCCGCCAAGGGCGAGCTCGGCGTCCACCTCGTCAGCGACGGGGGCACTCGACCTTACCGGGCGCACTTCCGCGACCCGTCGTTCAACAACCTGCAGGCGGTGGCCGCGATGTGCGAGGGCGGGCAGCTGGCCGACGTCATCGTCGCCGTCGCCTCGATCGACCCGGTGATGGGTGGTGTCGACCGCTGA
- the nuoE gene encoding NADH-quinone oxidoreductase subunit NuoE, whose amino-acid sequence MAYDVPTRERLVADMRQIMSRYPQERSALLPMLHLVQAEEGYVSPDGIALCAELLGLTAAEVSAVATFYTQYKRHPNGEYTVGVCTNTLCAVLGGDAIYEALSEHLGVGHDETTEDGSITLERIECNAACDYAPVMMVNWEFFDRQTPESARDVVDRLRAGQDVAPTRGAAKVCTFKEVSRVLAGFPDGRADEGVGAGDATLRGNVVARQQGWTPERGVPAGGGRDGAAGGGPALAAGQQPPRERSSAHDAPTVPAGEDDRGGAPAGKPSGDTTAGPQDEATGTEPAEGTSEEG is encoded by the coding sequence ATGGCCTACGACGTCCCGACGCGCGAGCGGCTGGTCGCCGACATGCGTCAGATCATGTCCCGGTACCCGCAGGAGCGCTCCGCGCTGCTGCCGATGCTGCACCTGGTGCAGGCCGAGGAGGGCTACGTCAGCCCAGACGGGATCGCGCTGTGCGCCGAGCTGCTCGGCCTCACCGCGGCCGAGGTGTCCGCCGTCGCCACCTTCTACACGCAGTACAAGCGGCACCCGAACGGCGAGTACACCGTCGGGGTCTGCACGAACACCCTGTGCGCCGTGCTGGGCGGCGACGCGATCTACGAGGCGCTCTCCGAGCACCTCGGCGTCGGGCACGACGAGACGACCGAGGACGGCTCGATCACCCTTGAGCGGATCGAGTGCAACGCGGCCTGCGACTACGCGCCGGTGATGATGGTCAACTGGGAGTTCTTCGACCGGCAGACCCCGGAGTCGGCCCGGGACGTCGTCGACCGGCTGCGCGCCGGGCAGGACGTGGCACCGACCCGCGGCGCCGCCAAGGTCTGCACGTTCAAGGAGGTCTCCCGGGTACTGGCCGGGTTCCCCGACGGGCGCGCCGACGAGGGCGTCGGCGCCGGTGACGCGACGCTGCGCGGCAACGTCGTGGCCCGCCAGCAGGGGTGGACGCCGGAGCGCGGCGTGCCCGCCGGCGGCGGGCGTGACGGCGCGGCCGGTGGTGGCCCCGCCCTGGCGGCCGGCCAGCAGCCGCCGCGTGAGCGCAGCAGCGCTCACGACGCCCCCACGGTCCCGGCCGGCGAGGACGACCGGGGCGGGGCTCCGGCCGGCAAGCCGTCCGGTGACACCACCGCCGGGCCGCAGGACGAGGCGACCGGCACAGAGCCCGCCGAGGGCACGAGCGAGGAGGGCTGA